The following are from one region of the Zonotrichia albicollis isolate bZonAlb1 chromosome 15, bZonAlb1.hap1, whole genome shotgun sequence genome:
- the KIF3A gene encoding kinesin-like protein KIF3A isoform X3 — protein MPINKAEKPDRPESCDNVKVVVRCRPLNDREKTTGYKMAVNVDEMRGTITVHKTDSSNEPPKTFTFDTVFGPDSKQLDVYNLTARPIIDSVLEGYNGTIFAYGQTGTGKTFTMEGVRAVPELRGIIPNSFAHIFGHIAKAEGDTRFLVRVSYLEIYNEEVRDLLGKDQTQRLEVKERPDVGVYIKDLSAYVVNNADDMDRIMTLGHKNRSVGATNMNEHSSRSHAIFTITIECSEKGVDGNMHVRMGKLHLVDLAGSERQTKTGATGQRLKEATKINLSLSTLGNVISALVDGKSTHVPYRNSKLTRLLQDSLGGNSKTMMCANIGPADYNYDETISTLRYANRAKNIKNKARINEDPKDAMLRQFQKEIEELKKKLEEGEEISGSETSDSEEEDDDGEMGEEKRKKRRDQAGKKKVSPDKMVEMQAKIEEERKALETKLDMEEEERNKARAELEKREKDLLKAQQEHQSLLEKLSALEKKVIVGGVDLLAKAEEQEKLLEESNMELEERRKRAEQLRKELEEKEQERLDIEEKYTNLQEEAQGKTKKLKKVWTMLMAAKSEMADLQQEHQREIEGLLENIRQLSRELRLQILIIDNFIPQDYQEMIENYVHWNEDIGEWQLKCVAYTGNNMRKQTPVLDKKEKDPFEVDLSHVYLAYTEESLRQSLMKLERPRTSKGKSRPKTGRRKRSAKPGAVIDSLLQ, from the exons ATGCCG ATTAACAAGGCTGAGAAGCCAGACAGGCCGGAGAGCTGTGACAATGTCAAGGTGGTTGTGCGCTGCCGGCCGCTCAATGACCGGGAGAAGACCACGGGCTACAAAATGGCAGTGAATGTGGATGAGATGAGGGGAACCATCACTGTCCACAAAACTGACTCATCCAATGAGCCTCCTAAGACATTCACATTTGACACAGTGTTTGGACCAGACAGTAAACAGCTGGATGTCTATAATTTAACAGCGAGACCAATTATTGATTCTGTCCTAGAGGGATACAATG GTACTATTTTTGCATATGGGCAGACTGGAACAGGCAAAACCTTCACCATGGAAGGGGTCCGAGCAGTTCCTGAGCTCAGAGGCATCATTCCCAATTCCTTTGCCCATATATTTGGTCACATTGCCAAGGCAGAGGGGGATACAAG GTTTTTAGTTCGTGTCTCTTACCTGGAAATTTACAATGAGGAAGTGCGGGACCTGCTGGGAAAGGACCAGACACAGAGGTTAGAG GTGAAAGAGAGACCTGATGTGGGAGTTTATATCAAAGACCTTTCAGCTTATGTTGTAAACAATGCAGATGATATGGACAGAATCATGACTCTGGGCCACAAGAACC GTTCTGTTGGTGCCACAAACATGAACGAGCACAGCTCTCGCTCGCACGCCATCTTCACGATCACCATCGAGTGCAGCGAGAAGGGCGTGGATGGCAACATGCACGTGCGCATGGGCAAGCTGCACCTCGTTGACCTTGCT GGTTCTGAAAGACAGACAAAAACTGGAGCCACAGGGCAGAGACTGAAGGAAGCCACTAAGATCAACCTCTCCCTGTCCACGCTGGGCAATGttatctctgccctggtggatGGCAAGAGCACCCACGTGCCCTACCGTAACTCCAAACTCACCCGGCTGCTGCAGGACTCCCTGGGGGGCAACTCCAAAACCATGATG TGTGCAAACATTGGACCAGCAGACTACAACTACGATGAGACCATCAGCACTCTCAGGTATGCAAACAGAGCCAAGAACATAAAGAACAAGGCCAGGATTAACGAGGATCCCAAGGATGCTATGCTCCGCCAGTTCCAAAAGGAAATTGAAGAGCTCAAGAAAAAACTAGAAGAAG GGGAAGAGATCTCCGGTTCTGAAACCAGCGAttctgaggaggaggatgacGATGGGGAGATGGGAGAGGAGAAGCGGAAGAAACGGCGGG ATCAAGCAG GCAAGAAGAAAGTTTCTCCTGATAAGATGGTAGAGATGCAAGCCAAGATTGAAGAGGAGAGAAAAGCTCTTGAAACTAAGCTTGAtatggaagaagaagaaagaaataaagccAGAGCTGAactggagaagagagaaaaagactTGCTCAAAGCTCA GCAGGAGCACCAGTCCCTGTTGGAGAAACTCTCTGCATTAGAGAAAAAGGTGATTGTGGGAGGAGTGGACTTGCTGGCAAAAGCAGAGGAGCAAGAGAAGCTTTTAGAAGAATCAAACATGGAGCTGGAGGAGCGAAGGAAGAGAGCGGAGCAGCTTCGCAAGGAGCTCGAGGAGAAGGAG CAAGAACGTTTGGACATTGAAGAGAAGTACACCAACCTCCAGGAGGAAGCACAGGGGAAAACCAAAAAACTGAAGAAAGTTTGGACCATGCTTATGGCTGCAAAGTCAGAG ATGGCAGATCTACAGCAAGAGCATCAGAGAGAGATTGAGGGGTTGCTGGAGAACATTCggcagctgagcagggagctgcgGCTTCAGATTCTCATCATAGACAACTTCATTCCTCAGGACTACCAG GAAATGATTGAGAACTACGTTCACTGGAATGAAGACATAGGAGAGTGGCAGCTG AAATGTGTCGCATATACAGGGAACAACATGAGGAAACAGACACCTGTCCTggataaaaaagagaaagat CCCTTTGAAGTGGACCTTTCCCATGTTTACTTAGCCTACACTGAAGAAAGCTTGAGGCAATCTCTGATGAAGCTGGAGAGGCCGAGAACTTCAAAAGGAAAATCCAGGCCCAAGACAGGGAGAAG AAAACGCTCGGCCAAGCCAGGAGCTGTCATTGACTCCCTGCTGCAGTAG
- the KIF3A gene encoding kinesin-like protein KIF3A isoform X4, with protein MPINKAEKPDRPESCDNVKVVVRCRPLNDREKTTGYKMAVNVDEMRGTITVHKTDSSNEPPKTFTFDTVFGPDSKQLDVYNLTARPIIDSVLEGYNGTIFAYGQTGTGKTFTMEGVRAVPELRGIIPNSFAHIFGHIAKAEGDTRFLVRVSYLEIYNEEVRDLLGKDQTQRLEVKERPDVGVYIKDLSAYVVNNADDMDRIMTLGHKNRSVGATNMNEHSSRSHAIFTITIECSEKGVDGNMHVRMGKLHLVDLAGSERQTKTGATGQRLKEATKINLSLSTLGNVISALVDGKSTHVPYRNSKLTRLLQDSLGGNSKTMMCANIGPADYNYDETISTLRYANRAKNIKNKARINEDPKDAMLRQFQKEIEELKKKLEEGEEISGSETSDSEEEDDDGEMGEEKRKKRRGKKKVSPDKMVEMQAKIEEERKALETKLDMEEEERNKARAELEKREKDLLKAQQEHQSLLEKLSALEKKVIVGGVDLLAKAEEQEKLLEESNMELEERRKRAEQLRKELEEKEQERLDIEEKYTNLQEEAQGKTKKLKKVWTMLMAAKSEMADLQQEHQREIEGLLENIRQLSRELRLQILIIDNFIPQDYQEMIENYVHWNEDIGEWQLKCVAYTGNNMRKQTPVLDKKEKDPFEVDLSHVYLAYTEESLRQSLMKLERPRTSKGKSRPKTGRRKRSAKPGAVIDSLLQ; from the exons ATGCCG ATTAACAAGGCTGAGAAGCCAGACAGGCCGGAGAGCTGTGACAATGTCAAGGTGGTTGTGCGCTGCCGGCCGCTCAATGACCGGGAGAAGACCACGGGCTACAAAATGGCAGTGAATGTGGATGAGATGAGGGGAACCATCACTGTCCACAAAACTGACTCATCCAATGAGCCTCCTAAGACATTCACATTTGACACAGTGTTTGGACCAGACAGTAAACAGCTGGATGTCTATAATTTAACAGCGAGACCAATTATTGATTCTGTCCTAGAGGGATACAATG GTACTATTTTTGCATATGGGCAGACTGGAACAGGCAAAACCTTCACCATGGAAGGGGTCCGAGCAGTTCCTGAGCTCAGAGGCATCATTCCCAATTCCTTTGCCCATATATTTGGTCACATTGCCAAGGCAGAGGGGGATACAAG GTTTTTAGTTCGTGTCTCTTACCTGGAAATTTACAATGAGGAAGTGCGGGACCTGCTGGGAAAGGACCAGACACAGAGGTTAGAG GTGAAAGAGAGACCTGATGTGGGAGTTTATATCAAAGACCTTTCAGCTTATGTTGTAAACAATGCAGATGATATGGACAGAATCATGACTCTGGGCCACAAGAACC GTTCTGTTGGTGCCACAAACATGAACGAGCACAGCTCTCGCTCGCACGCCATCTTCACGATCACCATCGAGTGCAGCGAGAAGGGCGTGGATGGCAACATGCACGTGCGCATGGGCAAGCTGCACCTCGTTGACCTTGCT GGTTCTGAAAGACAGACAAAAACTGGAGCCACAGGGCAGAGACTGAAGGAAGCCACTAAGATCAACCTCTCCCTGTCCACGCTGGGCAATGttatctctgccctggtggatGGCAAGAGCACCCACGTGCCCTACCGTAACTCCAAACTCACCCGGCTGCTGCAGGACTCCCTGGGGGGCAACTCCAAAACCATGATG TGTGCAAACATTGGACCAGCAGACTACAACTACGATGAGACCATCAGCACTCTCAGGTATGCAAACAGAGCCAAGAACATAAAGAACAAGGCCAGGATTAACGAGGATCCCAAGGATGCTATGCTCCGCCAGTTCCAAAAGGAAATTGAAGAGCTCAAGAAAAAACTAGAAGAAG GGGAAGAGATCTCCGGTTCTGAAACCAGCGAttctgaggaggaggatgacGATGGGGAGATGGGAGAGGAGAAGCGGAAGAAACGGCGGG GCAAGAAGAAAGTTTCTCCTGATAAGATGGTAGAGATGCAAGCCAAGATTGAAGAGGAGAGAAAAGCTCTTGAAACTAAGCTTGAtatggaagaagaagaaagaaataaagccAGAGCTGAactggagaagagagaaaaagactTGCTCAAAGCTCA GCAGGAGCACCAGTCCCTGTTGGAGAAACTCTCTGCATTAGAGAAAAAGGTGATTGTGGGAGGAGTGGACTTGCTGGCAAAAGCAGAGGAGCAAGAGAAGCTTTTAGAAGAATCAAACATGGAGCTGGAGGAGCGAAGGAAGAGAGCGGAGCAGCTTCGCAAGGAGCTCGAGGAGAAGGAG CAAGAACGTTTGGACATTGAAGAGAAGTACACCAACCTCCAGGAGGAAGCACAGGGGAAAACCAAAAAACTGAAGAAAGTTTGGACCATGCTTATGGCTGCAAAGTCAGAG ATGGCAGATCTACAGCAAGAGCATCAGAGAGAGATTGAGGGGTTGCTGGAGAACATTCggcagctgagcagggagctgcgGCTTCAGATTCTCATCATAGACAACTTCATTCCTCAGGACTACCAG GAAATGATTGAGAACTACGTTCACTGGAATGAAGACATAGGAGAGTGGCAGCTG AAATGTGTCGCATATACAGGGAACAACATGAGGAAACAGACACCTGTCCTggataaaaaagagaaagat CCCTTTGAAGTGGACCTTTCCCATGTTTACTTAGCCTACACTGAAGAAAGCTTGAGGCAATCTCTGATGAAGCTGGAGAGGCCGAGAACTTCAAAAGGAAAATCCAGGCCCAAGACAGGGAGAAG AAAACGCTCGGCCAAGCCAGGAGCTGTCATTGACTCCCTGCTGCAGTAG
- the KIF3A gene encoding kinesin-like protein KIF3A isoform X2 has product MPINKAEKPDRPESCDNVKVVVRCRPLNDREKTTGYKMAVNVDEMRGTITVHKTDSSNEPPKTFTFDTVFGPDSKQLDVYNLTARPIIDSVLEGYNGTIFAYGQTGTGKTFTMEGVRAVPELRGIIPNSFAHIFGHIAKAEGDTRFLVRVSYLEIYNEEVRDLLGKDQTQRLEVKERPDVGVYIKDLSAYVVNNADDMDRIMTLGHKNRSVGATNMNEHSSRSHAIFTITIECSEKGVDGNMHVRMGKLHLVDLAGSERQTKTGATGQRLKEATKINLSLSTLGNVISALVDGKSTHVPYRNSKLTRLLQDSLGGNSKTMMCANIGPADYNYDETISTLRYANRAKNIKNKARINEDPKDAMLRQFQKEIEELKKKLEEGEEISGSETSDSEEEDDDGEMGEEKRKKRRGSSSSSSSDSTCSVIEKPLDKSFTSKKKVSPDKMVEMQAKIEEERKALETKLDMEEEERNKARAELEKREKDLLKAQQEHQSLLEKLSALEKKVIVGGVDLLAKAEEQEKLLEESNMELEERRKRAEQLRKELEEKEQERLDIEEKYTNLQEEAQGKTKKLKKVWTMLMAAKSEMADLQQEHQREIEGLLENIRQLSRELRLQILIIDNFIPQDYQEMIENYVHWNEDIGEWQLKCVAYTGNNMRKQTPVLDKKEKDPFEVDLSHVYLAYTEESLRQSLMKLERPRTSKGKSRPKTGRRKRSAKPGAVIDSLLQ; this is encoded by the exons ATGCCG ATTAACAAGGCTGAGAAGCCAGACAGGCCGGAGAGCTGTGACAATGTCAAGGTGGTTGTGCGCTGCCGGCCGCTCAATGACCGGGAGAAGACCACGGGCTACAAAATGGCAGTGAATGTGGATGAGATGAGGGGAACCATCACTGTCCACAAAACTGACTCATCCAATGAGCCTCCTAAGACATTCACATTTGACACAGTGTTTGGACCAGACAGTAAACAGCTGGATGTCTATAATTTAACAGCGAGACCAATTATTGATTCTGTCCTAGAGGGATACAATG GTACTATTTTTGCATATGGGCAGACTGGAACAGGCAAAACCTTCACCATGGAAGGGGTCCGAGCAGTTCCTGAGCTCAGAGGCATCATTCCCAATTCCTTTGCCCATATATTTGGTCACATTGCCAAGGCAGAGGGGGATACAAG GTTTTTAGTTCGTGTCTCTTACCTGGAAATTTACAATGAGGAAGTGCGGGACCTGCTGGGAAAGGACCAGACACAGAGGTTAGAG GTGAAAGAGAGACCTGATGTGGGAGTTTATATCAAAGACCTTTCAGCTTATGTTGTAAACAATGCAGATGATATGGACAGAATCATGACTCTGGGCCACAAGAACC GTTCTGTTGGTGCCACAAACATGAACGAGCACAGCTCTCGCTCGCACGCCATCTTCACGATCACCATCGAGTGCAGCGAGAAGGGCGTGGATGGCAACATGCACGTGCGCATGGGCAAGCTGCACCTCGTTGACCTTGCT GGTTCTGAAAGACAGACAAAAACTGGAGCCACAGGGCAGAGACTGAAGGAAGCCACTAAGATCAACCTCTCCCTGTCCACGCTGGGCAATGttatctctgccctggtggatGGCAAGAGCACCCACGTGCCCTACCGTAACTCCAAACTCACCCGGCTGCTGCAGGACTCCCTGGGGGGCAACTCCAAAACCATGATG TGTGCAAACATTGGACCAGCAGACTACAACTACGATGAGACCATCAGCACTCTCAGGTATGCAAACAGAGCCAAGAACATAAAGAACAAGGCCAGGATTAACGAGGATCCCAAGGATGCTATGCTCCGCCAGTTCCAAAAGGAAATTGAAGAGCTCAAGAAAAAACTAGAAGAAG GGGAAGAGATCTCCGGTTCTGAAACCAGCGAttctgaggaggaggatgacGATGGGGAGATGGGAGAGGAGAAGCGGAAGAAACGGCGGG GCAGTAGCAGCAGCAGTAGTTCAGACTCCACATGCTCTGTCATAGAGAAACCTCTGGATAAGTCCTTCACTA GCAAGAAGAAAGTTTCTCCTGATAAGATGGTAGAGATGCAAGCCAAGATTGAAGAGGAGAGAAAAGCTCTTGAAACTAAGCTTGAtatggaagaagaagaaagaaataaagccAGAGCTGAactggagaagagagaaaaagactTGCTCAAAGCTCA GCAGGAGCACCAGTCCCTGTTGGAGAAACTCTCTGCATTAGAGAAAAAGGTGATTGTGGGAGGAGTGGACTTGCTGGCAAAAGCAGAGGAGCAAGAGAAGCTTTTAGAAGAATCAAACATGGAGCTGGAGGAGCGAAGGAAGAGAGCGGAGCAGCTTCGCAAGGAGCTCGAGGAGAAGGAG CAAGAACGTTTGGACATTGAAGAGAAGTACACCAACCTCCAGGAGGAAGCACAGGGGAAAACCAAAAAACTGAAGAAAGTTTGGACCATGCTTATGGCTGCAAAGTCAGAG ATGGCAGATCTACAGCAAGAGCATCAGAGAGAGATTGAGGGGTTGCTGGAGAACATTCggcagctgagcagggagctgcgGCTTCAGATTCTCATCATAGACAACTTCATTCCTCAGGACTACCAG GAAATGATTGAGAACTACGTTCACTGGAATGAAGACATAGGAGAGTGGCAGCTG AAATGTGTCGCATATACAGGGAACAACATGAGGAAACAGACACCTGTCCTggataaaaaagagaaagat CCCTTTGAAGTGGACCTTTCCCATGTTTACTTAGCCTACACTGAAGAAAGCTTGAGGCAATCTCTGATGAAGCTGGAGAGGCCGAGAACTTCAAAAGGAAAATCCAGGCCCAAGACAGGGAGAAG AAAACGCTCGGCCAAGCCAGGAGCTGTCATTGACTCCCTGCTGCAGTAG
- the KIF3A gene encoding kinesin-like protein KIF3A isoform X1: MPINKAEKPDRPESCDNVKVVVRCRPLNDREKTTGYKMAVNVDEMRGTITVHKTDSSNEPPKTFTFDTVFGPDSKQLDVYNLTARPIIDSVLEGYNGTIFAYGQTGTGKTFTMEGVRAVPELRGIIPNSFAHIFGHIAKAEGDTRFLVRVSYLEIYNEEVRDLLGKDQTQRLEVKERPDVGVYIKDLSAYVVNNADDMDRIMTLGHKNRSVGATNMNEHSSRSHAIFTITIECSEKGVDGNMHVRMGKLHLVDLAGSERQTKTGATGQRLKEATKINLSLSTLGNVISALVDGKSTHVPYRNSKLTRLLQDSLGGNSKTMMCANIGPADYNYDETISTLRYANRAKNIKNKARINEDPKDAMLRQFQKEIEELKKKLEEGEEISGSETSDSEEEDDDGEMGEEKRKKRRGSSSSSSSDSTCSVIEKPLDKSFTNQAGKKKVSPDKMVEMQAKIEEERKALETKLDMEEEERNKARAELEKREKDLLKAQQEHQSLLEKLSALEKKVIVGGVDLLAKAEEQEKLLEESNMELEERRKRAEQLRKELEEKEQERLDIEEKYTNLQEEAQGKTKKLKKVWTMLMAAKSEMADLQQEHQREIEGLLENIRQLSRELRLQILIIDNFIPQDYQEMIENYVHWNEDIGEWQLKCVAYTGNNMRKQTPVLDKKEKDPFEVDLSHVYLAYTEESLRQSLMKLERPRTSKGKSRPKTGRRKRSAKPGAVIDSLLQ, translated from the exons ATGCCG ATTAACAAGGCTGAGAAGCCAGACAGGCCGGAGAGCTGTGACAATGTCAAGGTGGTTGTGCGCTGCCGGCCGCTCAATGACCGGGAGAAGACCACGGGCTACAAAATGGCAGTGAATGTGGATGAGATGAGGGGAACCATCACTGTCCACAAAACTGACTCATCCAATGAGCCTCCTAAGACATTCACATTTGACACAGTGTTTGGACCAGACAGTAAACAGCTGGATGTCTATAATTTAACAGCGAGACCAATTATTGATTCTGTCCTAGAGGGATACAATG GTACTATTTTTGCATATGGGCAGACTGGAACAGGCAAAACCTTCACCATGGAAGGGGTCCGAGCAGTTCCTGAGCTCAGAGGCATCATTCCCAATTCCTTTGCCCATATATTTGGTCACATTGCCAAGGCAGAGGGGGATACAAG GTTTTTAGTTCGTGTCTCTTACCTGGAAATTTACAATGAGGAAGTGCGGGACCTGCTGGGAAAGGACCAGACACAGAGGTTAGAG GTGAAAGAGAGACCTGATGTGGGAGTTTATATCAAAGACCTTTCAGCTTATGTTGTAAACAATGCAGATGATATGGACAGAATCATGACTCTGGGCCACAAGAACC GTTCTGTTGGTGCCACAAACATGAACGAGCACAGCTCTCGCTCGCACGCCATCTTCACGATCACCATCGAGTGCAGCGAGAAGGGCGTGGATGGCAACATGCACGTGCGCATGGGCAAGCTGCACCTCGTTGACCTTGCT GGTTCTGAAAGACAGACAAAAACTGGAGCCACAGGGCAGAGACTGAAGGAAGCCACTAAGATCAACCTCTCCCTGTCCACGCTGGGCAATGttatctctgccctggtggatGGCAAGAGCACCCACGTGCCCTACCGTAACTCCAAACTCACCCGGCTGCTGCAGGACTCCCTGGGGGGCAACTCCAAAACCATGATG TGTGCAAACATTGGACCAGCAGACTACAACTACGATGAGACCATCAGCACTCTCAGGTATGCAAACAGAGCCAAGAACATAAAGAACAAGGCCAGGATTAACGAGGATCCCAAGGATGCTATGCTCCGCCAGTTCCAAAAGGAAATTGAAGAGCTCAAGAAAAAACTAGAAGAAG GGGAAGAGATCTCCGGTTCTGAAACCAGCGAttctgaggaggaggatgacGATGGGGAGATGGGAGAGGAGAAGCGGAAGAAACGGCGGG GCAGTAGCAGCAGCAGTAGTTCAGACTCCACATGCTCTGTCATAGAGAAACCTCTGGATAAGTCCTTCACTA ATCAAGCAG GCAAGAAGAAAGTTTCTCCTGATAAGATGGTAGAGATGCAAGCCAAGATTGAAGAGGAGAGAAAAGCTCTTGAAACTAAGCTTGAtatggaagaagaagaaagaaataaagccAGAGCTGAactggagaagagagaaaaagactTGCTCAAAGCTCA GCAGGAGCACCAGTCCCTGTTGGAGAAACTCTCTGCATTAGAGAAAAAGGTGATTGTGGGAGGAGTGGACTTGCTGGCAAAAGCAGAGGAGCAAGAGAAGCTTTTAGAAGAATCAAACATGGAGCTGGAGGAGCGAAGGAAGAGAGCGGAGCAGCTTCGCAAGGAGCTCGAGGAGAAGGAG CAAGAACGTTTGGACATTGAAGAGAAGTACACCAACCTCCAGGAGGAAGCACAGGGGAAAACCAAAAAACTGAAGAAAGTTTGGACCATGCTTATGGCTGCAAAGTCAGAG ATGGCAGATCTACAGCAAGAGCATCAGAGAGAGATTGAGGGGTTGCTGGAGAACATTCggcagctgagcagggagctgcgGCTTCAGATTCTCATCATAGACAACTTCATTCCTCAGGACTACCAG GAAATGATTGAGAACTACGTTCACTGGAATGAAGACATAGGAGAGTGGCAGCTG AAATGTGTCGCATATACAGGGAACAACATGAGGAAACAGACACCTGTCCTggataaaaaagagaaagat CCCTTTGAAGTGGACCTTTCCCATGTTTACTTAGCCTACACTGAAGAAAGCTTGAGGCAATCTCTGATGAAGCTGGAGAGGCCGAGAACTTCAAAAGGAAAATCCAGGCCCAAGACAGGGAGAAG AAAACGCTCGGCCAAGCCAGGAGCTGTCATTGACTCCCTGCTGCAGTAG